The DNA sequence ctctttaattttttggataatttcaaaaaatatacaaaaataacaaaaaaaaattataaaaatagagtGTAcggaatttttaacatttttatgaatttttagattttatttatacaatatataattttttgggtgattttacaatgcacccccttaaaagggatgtactgatacacccttaacttgtttcggcctcgaaaaaaattttttagtctaattttttttcatattcacgtacgttataactatttaagataacctacaaaattttgagaaattccgaataatttacaatatagaaaattatgttcaaacagtttattttacacgcgtataaaataaaatagtcacgcgtgcaatatactgtttgaacgtagttttcggcgtgttaaactttttcaaatttcttaaaattttgcaggatgtcttaaataactataacgtacatgaccatgagaaaaaatttgactaaaaaattatttcaggtGTTAAAACAGATAAGGGTGCATCGATGTATCCATTTTTTTGTGTatatttatgttgtactcttattattattttattagatttttgttatttgtatattgttttaatgttattttcttattaatttcatatatttttttttttgtatatttatagaataccatagaaatatataaaaaaaaaaaactttgagcataaaaatgtaaaaaaatttacaaaaaatattattttatgtaattattccttaattcttggaatatttttataataccaACAACTTAAAACAATTATAAGAATATGATTGtacaaaattttgaatatttttactGTTTAGAACCATAAAATTATCTATTACGGTTgtacaaattttaaatatttttcttgttaAATACAAGTGAAATAACAGTTGGAAAGATTTTATAATAGAGCTCTTTCTAATTTAATTCTTGGAATATTTTAACGACTAAATCCTTCCAACTATCATTTCACTTGTACTTAACcatctaaatttaaattcttgtaATATAACTCTTCAAACTACTAAAACGTTAAATATTATCTATTACCAGCAAATATTACATGAATACTCTTATACACGAAGGAAAGACGATATTACATTACAAAATCCAAAGCCAAAACTCATTAgatcatattatattatattaaattgaattatataacatgtttatataatactatCTTAAACTTTAATGTTTTAATGTTAATACCAAtgtatagttttacataaaatacaatttaatataatattgtcCAATACAATACGGTATAATACGGCATACCAAACGAACTCTAAGAGAATTTTGATGAGTATTTTTACAAAGGTGAAGAGCAGAACACAGATTCAATTCAAATTGACTCAATAGAACAAACATGATTTGTCATATGACAGAATATGCATGTAAATGCAAAATCAGCTTTCTTTGTCAGAATTTTTGTTGGGATTTTCAGTTTCACATGACTGATATTAAGAACTCAAAACATAGAACAGATAAGAAAAGAAGAAACAAATGAATATCCAAAGCATtaatttctaaagagaaaaaaaaagttgaacaTAAGTGTCTGTGAATTCCATGACATTTCCACGAAAAGAGAAGGTAACGGTAACAATTTCAAGCCATTATCTTGGCCGATCTCACGTAGAGACTATCGACCACCTTGCCAATGTTGGTTAATGTTTCCAACGTGGCCGGGTATATGGCATCAGTCTTGCCATCTTCAAAAATTACTAGGCACCCAGCACCTTGGTCCAAAGTCCCTGCAAATTTTTTGTCCAAAATCATTTGAGATAACTTCTTCTCTACGTGATCAATCGGAAGTTCAATCAACTCAGCGATATGCCCAATCTCAACTCGCGAGAACGGCTCTATCAGCCTGCACAAATTCTGCTCCAAGAGGGTGTCGTAAAGCGATGAAAGGTGTCGATGAACAATGGGATCTTCTGATAACTGACCCTTGAAATCCCCAAGGGCAGTCTCAAAAAGCTTCAAAGAGCGTTTTGAGTAGGCTTCGGCCACTGCTTTCATGGCATCCAACTCAGGCCCAACATACTGCAAACCTGCTTTTGATGATATTACTCCTGTAACATCATCAGCCTGGTTCACCATGATTTTACATAGAAGCATATACTTAAGGCTATACACAGCCCTACTATCTTCTAAAGCATTAAATGCTTCGAAAGCTTCAAAGAAGTAACTGTACGCTGTTTTGTAGTCCTTCTCCTCGGCGTGCAGGATTCCACTCTGCAAATCAATAGTTCCCTGCTGAGCTGGGGGAACATATATGGCATTAGCTGCTGTTCTAGCAGCTGTGAGGGCAGCTTTCGCCTTAGGAAGATTCCTAAGGGAGAAATGGAGCTTACTCTccaataaatctatgtcaacaAGCAAAAGCTTGTCATCCAATCTTCTAACTTCCTTCACCAAACCCGAAAGAAGGTTTAGGGCCTCTGAGTACTCCTTGCTCTCCATCAAAAGAGCTGCAAGCCTGGCCTCCACTCGCTGTCGAAGAAAAGTCCTTTTCTCGTCACGAGTCCACTGGACCATTTCTTTGCAGAGAGAAATCTGAAGCACTGCTGTGCCTGGTATCTTGGCCACTGTATCAATGATTCCGCGAACAATTTTCGCAGTTTTGGCCTTGGGAATCAAGTTAAAGAAAGGCCTCAGTTGAGTTAGAAGGTTTCTGAGGTCCTCAGCCCGGTTTTCTTGCCTGAGAAGATCTGAAAGATTTGTGATTGCCTGTTCCTTTATCCGCAGAGCATCAGAAGATGATGATGGGTtttcaagaattttatagagaaTAGAGATGGCTTCAGATGGAGCCTTGGCTTCTAAAGCCTGAGCAATCGAATCGGCAGTGGCTGGAAGATATGATGAAGCCATTGCTACTGCTTTGAATTCACTTGAACTGCGATGATAAAGAGATAACGtacaaaataattgaaattaacAAAACTATAATGATTAGAAAATAGATCGAAGAAATTTTGGAGTAATTGGAGTAACATAActctattttaatattttagctAGAAACAATATTTGTAGTTAAAACAATTCCAATTCAAATTGCCTAGCTTAGCTACAAACACTTCATCATCAACACCAATACATATATGcataatatttataatcatcCCAAACGTATAAAGATATGGTAAGAACAATACAAATAGCATGGAAATGGGATCGATTCACAAATCAAAATCAGAAAATTATGAAAGTTTGGATAGTGAGTGAAGTAAGTACCTGAAGTAATTGTGTTAACCGGCAATTGATTGAAACGGAATTCCTACTCTCCTCCGATCTCCGATCAGAACGAGGTTGGTGATATTTCTAGGGTTTACAGAGAGAATCGAAGAAAAGCCAGAGAGAGATTGAGTAAGGGAGAGAGCAAAGAACAATGTGACTAAGTAACTGTGCTTGGGCTTGGGCTTGGGTTTGGGCTTTGGCGTGGGCTTCTTACAGTGGGCTAATATAGAGTTTAAAGGGGGAAGTTGAGGAGTACCCTTTTTTGTATTAGTTAACCAAAAATACCTCTCCACATTAGATTTGATTGAaatgggaaattttatttacaccccaaaattttctaaaggcaccccattttaataatttttattttatataaaatttatatctttaattgtactaaatttttttaaccttttttttttcaattcatattcttaaa is a window from the Cannabis sativa cultivar Pink pepper isolate KNU-18-1 chromosome 1, ASM2916894v1, whole genome shotgun sequence genome containing:
- the LOC115706244 gene encoding 26S proteasome non-ATPase regulatory subunit 11 homolog, translating into MASSYLPATADSIAQALEAKAPSEAISILYKILENPSSSSDALRIKEQAITNLSDLLRQENRAEDLRNLLTQLRPFFNLIPKAKTAKIVRGIIDTVAKIPGTAVLQISLCKEMVQWTRDEKRTFLRQRVEARLAALLMESKEYSEALNLLSGLVKEVRRLDDKLLLVDIDLLESKLHFSLRNLPKAKAALTAARTAANAIYVPPAQQGTIDLQSGILHAEEKDYKTAYSYFFEAFEAFNALEDSRAVYSLKYMLLCKIMVNQADDVTGVISSKAGLQYVGPELDAMKAVAEAYSKRSLKLFETALGDFKGQLSEDPIVHRHLSSLYDTLLEQNLCRLIEPFSRVEIGHIAELIELPIDHVEKKLSQMILDKKFAGTLDQGAGCLVIFEDGKTDAIYPATLETLTNIGKVVDSLYVRSAKIMA